The proteins below come from a single Arthrobacter sp. zg-Y1171 genomic window:
- a CDS encoding response regulator transcription factor gives MEIQRVAVIIEDDADIRDLLNAVLQQSGFNVFTAPNGSEGVEAVRLHNPTVVTLDLGLPDIDGFEVIRQLRQFSDAYIVMLTARAEELDTLMGLEAGADDYITKPFRPRELRARISAMLRRPRGESAGEGETPVSADAPSSLGGSQGTPSAAAVQPPAPAAAPGTLAHNGLTLNPGTRTTEINGKGVELTRTEFDLLQALLEGGRLVRTKTDLVRRLRGEEYDTGSFISDADERTVEVHVGNLRRKLGDDSKAPRWLETVRGVGYRLAPQA, from the coding sequence ATGGAAATTCAACGTGTAGCCGTCATCATCGAGGATGATGCAGATATCCGCGATCTTCTTAACGCAGTTCTGCAGCAATCAGGTTTCAACGTCTTTACTGCTCCGAACGGCTCCGAAGGTGTTGAGGCAGTGCGGCTGCATAATCCCACTGTCGTCACGTTGGACCTGGGTCTTCCGGACATTGACGGGTTTGAGGTAATCCGGCAGCTGCGGCAGTTCAGCGATGCCTACATCGTGATGCTCACCGCCCGGGCTGAGGAGCTCGACACCCTTATGGGGCTGGAAGCCGGCGCCGACGACTACATCACCAAGCCCTTCCGGCCCCGGGAACTGCGGGCCCGGATTTCAGCCATGCTCCGCCGTCCCCGTGGAGAGTCTGCAGGCGAAGGCGAGACGCCCGTGTCCGCTGATGCTCCTTCCTCCCTCGGCGGAAGCCAGGGAACCCCCTCCGCAGCAGCGGTGCAGCCTCCGGCTCCCGCAGCGGCCCCGGGCACGCTTGCCCACAACGGTTTGACCCTGAACCCGGGGACGCGCACCACCGAAATCAACGGCAAGGGCGTAGAGCTGACCCGCACCGAGTTCGACCTGTTGCAGGCGCTCCTTGAGGGCGGCCGCCTGGTACGGACTAAAACCGACCTGGTCCGGCGGCTGCGGGGCGAGGAGTATGACACCGGATCCTTCATCAGTGACGCCGATGAGCGGACCGTGGAAGTGCACGTGGGCAATTTGCGCCGCAAACTCGGGGACGATTCGAAGGCACCGCGCTGGCTCGAAACCGTACGCGGCGTCGGCTACCGCCTGGCTCCGCAGGCCTGA
- a CDS encoding cell wall metabolism sensor histidine kinase WalK, with amino-acid sequence MSRLSQSTLKFFGISSQFHELPLRYRTAVSQAPLVVVVALICAVAAWQLPEVFHRREFVAGLVTLAVATAVCIALPWNRLWYPSYWIIPLLDFVAIAQLQHGSTGILNGLSLLHVFPVFWMSWSRVSPPAARYLSFFCPLLSVWHPFILGTSGPVSGADLSAPLLVPLVSLGVAITVSVLREDIRSQRETLENKDRLLEAALAESKRQSQQLDGVLNAINVGVLLVDEDGVPRHMNRRQRMLQERALPPGTVHPHERDLFLYTVDRTTPVPFDQRPVARALRGSDFSDLQLWLGPPGSQMAMNVSGAVLRNDDGGFNGAVIVFSDVTAMVGALAAKDDFVASVSHELRTPLTSIMGYLDLALDEAEETGLQGTIPGSMRVALRNSERLLRLVSDLLTAASGTVQLESRPMCLAEIIRNSLRTAETRAREAGVDLVNDAPAELPMFADPHRIAQVLDNLLSNAVKYSPDGGTVTVSAWREGDRAVFRVSDTGMGMTADDVDDVFEKFFRTGTVRQAGIPGVGLGMAISKDIAEAHGGSIRVESTLGRGTSFTVELPAGVPALA; translated from the coding sequence GTGTCGCGGTTGTCGCAGTCGACGCTGAAGTTTTTCGGCATTTCGTCCCAATTCCACGAGCTTCCGCTGCGGTACCGGACCGCAGTGAGCCAGGCCCCGCTGGTCGTCGTGGTGGCGCTGATCTGCGCGGTTGCCGCCTGGCAGTTGCCGGAGGTCTTCCACCGCCGGGAATTCGTGGCCGGCCTGGTCACGCTGGCCGTTGCCACCGCCGTATGCATCGCCCTTCCCTGGAACCGGCTCTGGTATCCGTCCTACTGGATCATCCCGCTGCTTGACTTCGTGGCCATCGCCCAACTCCAGCACGGCAGCACCGGCATCCTTAACGGGCTGAGCCTCCTCCACGTGTTTCCCGTGTTCTGGATGTCCTGGTCCCGCGTCTCCCCGCCGGCCGCCCGGTACCTGAGCTTTTTCTGCCCCCTGCTGTCCGTATGGCACCCCTTCATCCTGGGCACGTCCGGTCCGGTCAGCGGTGCGGACCTCTCCGCCCCCCTGCTCGTTCCCCTGGTCAGCCTTGGCGTCGCGATCACCGTGTCCGTGCTGCGCGAAGACATCCGTTCCCAGCGCGAAACGCTGGAGAACAAGGACCGGCTGCTCGAGGCCGCGCTGGCGGAGAGCAAACGGCAATCCCAACAGCTCGACGGGGTGCTGAACGCCATCAACGTCGGTGTCCTCCTGGTGGACGAGGACGGCGTGCCGCGGCATATGAACCGCCGCCAGCGGATGCTGCAGGAACGTGCACTGCCCCCGGGCACGGTCCACCCGCATGAACGCGACCTGTTCCTCTACACAGTTGACCGCACTACTCCCGTACCCTTCGACCAGCGTCCCGTTGCCCGCGCCCTGCGCGGCTCGGACTTCAGCGACCTGCAGCTGTGGCTGGGTCCGCCCGGCAGCCAGATGGCAATGAACGTCTCGGGGGCCGTGCTGCGCAATGACGACGGCGGTTTCAACGGTGCGGTGATCGTTTTCTCCGATGTCACGGCCATGGTTGGTGCGCTGGCCGCCAAGGACGACTTCGTGGCCAGTGTCTCGCACGAGCTGCGAACTCCGCTGACGTCGATCATGGGCTACCTGGACCTGGCCCTGGACGAGGCAGAAGAGACCGGGCTGCAGGGCACCATTCCCGGATCAATGCGGGTGGCCCTGCGCAACAGCGAGCGGCTGCTCCGGCTGGTGTCGGATCTGCTCACAGCGGCCTCCGGCACCGTTCAGCTGGAATCCCGGCCCATGTGCCTGGCGGAGATCATCCGCAACAGCCTCCGCACGGCGGAAACCCGTGCACGGGAGGCCGGCGTCGATCTGGTCAACGATGCCCCGGCGGAGCTCCCGATGTTCGCGGACCCGCACCGTATCGCGCAGGTACTGGACAACCTGCTTTCCAACGCAGTCAAATACTCCCCCGACGGCGGCACGGTCACGGTCAGTGCGTGGCGCGAAGGGGACCGTGCGGTGTTCCGTGTGTCGGATACGGGCATGGGTATGACCGCGGACGATGTGGATGATGTCTTCGAGAAGTTCTTCCGGACCGGCACGGTTCGGCAGGCGGGCATCCCCGGAGTCGGGCTCGGCATGGCCATCAGCAAGGACATCGCCGAGGCCCACGGCGGCAGCATCCGGGTCGAGAGCACGCTGGGCCGCGGCACCAGCTTTACCGTCGAGCTCCCTGCCGGCGTGCCGGCGCTCGCTTAG
- a CDS encoding Hpt domain-containing protein — protein sequence MTPQEELEARLISLDRLRELSDQVGVESCRRFVANFTSMWEGRFTRLHQAVQGRDFDAAMDVVLSIKISSHMAGAERLSALGAAAQDLVARRDLRGLEEMVTAVRTCGAETMAYLNESDLFSAA from the coding sequence ATGACGCCCCAGGAAGAACTCGAGGCGCGGCTGATCTCCTTGGACCGGCTGCGGGAACTTAGCGACCAGGTTGGCGTGGAATCCTGCCGCCGGTTCGTCGCCAACTTCACATCGATGTGGGAGGGCCGGTTCACGCGCCTCCACCAGGCGGTGCAGGGCCGGGACTTCGACGCCGCCATGGATGTGGTCCTCAGCATCAAGATTTCCAGCCATATGGCCGGAGCTGAACGGCTCTCGGCCCTTGGCGCTGCTGCGCAGGACCTCGTAGCACGCCGCGATTTGCGGGGCCTCGAGGAGATGGTGACCGCTGTCCGCACCTGCGGCGCCGAAACCATGGCCTATCTGAACGAGTCAGACCTGTTTTCCGCCGCCTAA